A window of Auraticoccus monumenti contains these coding sequences:
- a CDS encoding DUF1540 domain-containing protein, with protein sequence MSECTVDGCSYNHDTACHAGAINVTGAHAGCGTFIELGADGGLSQNVAFVGACHRQDCTHNSGLECHAEFIRVGRREDPADCLTYQTS encoded by the coding sequence GTGAGCGAGTGCACTGTCGACGGCTGCTCGTACAACCACGACACCGCCTGCCACGCCGGGGCCATCAACGTCACCGGCGCCCACGCCGGCTGCGGCACCTTCATCGAGCTCGGCGCCGACGGCGGGCTGAGCCAGAACGTCGCCTTCGTCGGCGCCTGCCACCGTCAGGACTGCACCCACAACTCCGGGCTGGAGTGCCACGCCGAGTTCATCCGGGTGGGACGCCGGGAGGACCCGGCGGACTGCCTCACCTACCAGACCTCCTGA
- a CDS encoding FMN-dependent NADH-azoreductase, protein MPTLLQLDCSADPTASRSRELTRVFADAWRRRGDGYVVRHRDLHADPLPHLESSALHWPVSDPGALGLDPEAVARQQQVIQELLAADVLLIGLPLYNYSLPSTLKAWLDRVHVPGVLAPTGAAPTQPLRGRPVVVATTRGGAYDPGTPTADWDHATPVLRIVLGEALGMDVHVVSASLTLAERVPEMAEHRERSRTEMGAARSELERLAGSLDV, encoded by the coding sequence GTGCCGACCCTGCTGCAGCTGGACTGCTCCGCCGACCCGACCGCCTCCCGCTCCCGCGAGCTGACCCGCGTCTTCGCCGACGCCTGGCGACGCCGCGGTGACGGCTACGTGGTCCGCCACCGCGACCTGCACGCCGACCCGCTGCCGCACCTGGAGAGCTCGGCCCTGCACTGGCCGGTCAGCGACCCGGGCGCGCTGGGGCTCGACCCCGAGGCGGTGGCCCGCCAGCAGCAGGTGATCCAGGAGCTGCTCGCGGCCGACGTGCTGCTGATCGGGCTGCCGCTCTACAACTACTCCCTCCCCTCCACCCTCAAGGCCTGGCTGGACCGGGTGCACGTGCCGGGGGTGCTGGCGCCCACCGGTGCGGCACCGACGCAGCCGCTGCGGGGGCGCCCGGTCGTGGTGGCCACCACCCGGGGCGGCGCCTACGACCCCGGCACCCCCACCGCGGACTGGGACCACGCCACCCCGGTGCTGCGGATCGTGCTCGGCGAGGCGCTGGGGATGGACGTGCACGTGGTCAGCGCCAGCCTGACCCTGGCCGAGCGGGTGCCGGAGATGGCCGAGCACCGCGAGCGCAGCCGGACCGAGATGGGGGCCGCCCGCAGCGAGCTGGAGCGGCTGGCCGGCTCCCTGGACGTCTGA
- a CDS encoding APC family permease, producing MSQHRALARRLGTGDAVVIGLGSMIGAGVFAAFAPAAQAAGAGLLVGLALAAVVAYANATASAQLAAQYPTSGGTYVYGRERLGPWWGYLAGWGFVIGKTASCAAMALTFAAYAAPAGWEAPVAVAAVAGLTAVNYRGITRTAALTRIIVTVVLTALAVVVLSNLLGADPQWSRVTLSGAGGASWYGVLQSAGLLFFAFAGYARIATLGEEVRDPGRTIPRAIQVALGITVLVYATIAVTVLAVLGPDGTAATPAPLAAAVDASTWSWAAPVVRIGGAAASLGALLALIAGIGRTSLAMAREEDLPRWLAAVHPRHRVPHHAEIALAVLVCVLVLVVDLRGAIGFSSFGVLLYYLVANLAAFTQEGTHRRFPRALQVVGAVGCVVLVATLPISSVLAGLGVFAVGIGYRLLSRRAAARAR from the coding sequence GTGAGCCAGCACCGAGCACTCGCCCGGCGTCTCGGCACCGGCGACGCGGTGGTCATCGGGCTGGGCTCGATGATCGGCGCCGGGGTGTTCGCGGCGTTCGCCCCGGCGGCGCAGGCTGCTGGCGCGGGACTGCTCGTCGGGCTCGCCCTGGCCGCCGTCGTGGCCTACGCCAACGCGACCGCCTCGGCCCAGCTCGCCGCGCAGTACCCCACCTCCGGTGGCACCTACGTCTACGGCCGCGAACGCCTCGGCCCGTGGTGGGGCTACCTGGCCGGGTGGGGGTTCGTCATCGGCAAGACCGCCAGCTGCGCCGCCATGGCGCTGACCTTCGCCGCCTACGCCGCGCCGGCGGGGTGGGAGGCGCCGGTGGCGGTCGCCGCCGTGGCCGGCCTGACCGCGGTCAACTACCGGGGGATCACCCGCACCGCCGCCCTGACCCGGATCATCGTGACCGTGGTGCTGACCGCCCTGGCCGTGGTGGTGCTGTCCAACCTCCTCGGGGCGGACCCGCAGTGGTCACGCGTGACCCTCTCCGGAGCAGGCGGCGCCAGCTGGTACGGGGTGCTGCAGTCGGCCGGACTGCTGTTCTTCGCCTTCGCCGGCTACGCGCGGATCGCGACCCTGGGCGAGGAGGTGCGTGACCCCGGGCGCACGATCCCGCGGGCGATCCAGGTCGCGCTGGGGATCACCGTCCTGGTCTACGCGACCATCGCCGTCACGGTGCTCGCCGTGCTCGGCCCCGACGGGACCGCCGCGACCCCCGCCCCGCTCGCGGCAGCCGTCGACGCGAGCACCTGGTCCTGGGCGGCCCCGGTGGTCCGCATCGGTGGCGCGGCCGCCTCGTTGGGGGCGCTGCTCGCCCTGATCGCGGGCATCGGGCGCACCAGCCTGGCCATGGCGCGCGAGGAGGACCTGCCGCGGTGGCTGGCCGCCGTCCACCCCCGCCACCGCGTGCCCCACCACGCCGAGATCGCGCTCGCGGTCCTCGTCTGCGTGCTCGTCCTGGTGGTGGACCTCCGCGGCGCGATCGGGTTCTCCTCCTTCGGGGTGCTGCTGTACTACCTGGTCGCCAACCTGGCCGCGTTCACCCAGGAGGGCACCCACCGCCGCTTCCCCAGGGCGCTGCAGGTCGTGGGAGCCGTCGGCTGCGTCGTCCTCGTGGCCACCCTGCCGATCTCCTCCGTGCTCGCCGGGCTGGGCGTCTTCGCCGTCGGCATCGGCTACCGCCTGCTGAGCCGCCGGGCCGCGGCACGCGCCCGCTGA
- a CDS encoding maleylpyruvate isomerase family mycothiol-dependent enzyme, with protein sequence MEMARAERGELADLLESLNPGQWEHPTLCRGWRVHDVVAHLVSYEEHGPADLGRRLLRARLRPGRLNDVALADYRRRSPEELVAFLRSHLTPQGTTAGMGGRVGLVDALVHHQDIRRPLGLPRRVPPDRLLVTLPFSVTAPPLRGFWHARGVRLVATDLDWSRGRGPEAAGPGEAVLMVLAGRAGAAQDLSGPGAALLQRRLG encoded by the coding sequence ATGGAGATGGCGCGGGCCGAGCGGGGCGAGCTGGCCGACCTGCTGGAGAGCCTGAACCCCGGGCAGTGGGAGCACCCCACCCTGTGCCGGGGCTGGCGCGTGCACGACGTGGTCGCGCACCTGGTGAGCTACGAGGAGCACGGCCCCGCCGACCTCGGCCGCCGGCTGCTGCGCGCGAGGCTGCGCCCGGGTCGGCTCAACGACGTCGCCCTGGCCGACTACCGTCGGCGCAGCCCGGAGGAGCTGGTGGCGTTCCTGCGCTCCCACCTCACCCCGCAGGGGACCACGGCCGGCATGGGCGGACGCGTCGGGCTGGTGGACGCGCTGGTCCACCACCAGGACATCCGCCGGCCGCTCGGGCTGCCCCGCCGGGTCCCGCCCGACCGTTTGCTGGTCACCCTCCCCTTCTCCGTCACCGCCCCGCCGCTGCGCGGGTTCTGGCACGCCCGCGGGGTCCGGCTGGTGGCCACCGACCTGGACTGGTCCCGGGGGCGGGGACCGGAGGCCGCGGGGCCGGGCGAGGCCGTCCTGATGGTGCTGGCCGGGCGGGCCGGGGCGGCCCAGGACCTCAGCGGACCGGGCGCCGCGCTGCTGCAGCGACGCCTCGGCTGA
- a CDS encoding trimeric intracellular cation channel family protein has translation MSPVLLALDLAGTFVFALSGALVGVRNRLDVFGVLVLAGLTGLGGGMVRDVLIGAVPPATLADWRYLLVPLVAALVTFRFHPGLGRIERHINYFDALGLGLFCVTGATKALQHGLNPLAAALLGMLTGIGGGVLRDVMAGRTPLVLRQEVYAVAALAGAAVVVVAWSAGYQAPWISAAGAAVCITIRVLALRYSWEIPRALSSD, from the coding sequence GTGAGTCCCGTCCTGCTGGCCCTGGACCTGGCCGGCACCTTCGTCTTCGCCCTCTCCGGCGCCCTGGTGGGCGTCCGCAACCGGCTCGACGTCTTCGGCGTGCTGGTGCTGGCCGGGCTCACCGGCCTGGGCGGCGGCATGGTCCGCGACGTGCTGATCGGCGCGGTGCCGCCCGCCACCCTGGCCGACTGGCGCTACCTGCTGGTGCCCCTGGTCGCGGCCCTGGTCACCTTCCGCTTCCACCCCGGGCTGGGGCGGATCGAGCGCCACATCAACTACTTCGACGCCCTCGGCCTGGGGTTGTTCTGCGTCACCGGCGCCACCAAGGCCCTCCAGCACGGGCTCAACCCCCTCGCCGCCGCGCTGCTCGGCATGCTGACCGGGATCGGCGGCGGGGTGCTGCGGGACGTGATGGCCGGACGGACGCCGCTGGTGCTCCGCCAGGAGGTCTACGCGGTGGCGGCGCTGGCCGGGGCCGCGGTGGTGGTGGTCGCCTGGTCGGCCGGGTACCAGGCCCCGTGGATCTCCGCCGCCGGTGCTGCGGTGTGCATCACCATCCGGGTGCTCGCGCTGCGCTACTCCTGGGAGATCCCGCGCGCCCTCAGCAGCGACTGA
- a CDS encoding DinB family protein, which yields MNSNRALPDPVTTELLGWIRESTERLCRSSEGLTEEQVRIPVAPSGWTVAGLLGHVHDSTWFWLHHVLAGNPLAFSEEDVWDDHPDLSLGALQHRLRTDTARACSGVEHLPSGAVPAWWPEGAWGGYRQETVRGVLLHLLVDDTAHTGHLDIVREQLDGSVWDHALGGLRRPD from the coding sequence ATGAACAGCAACCGAGCACTGCCGGACCCGGTCACCACCGAGCTCCTCGGCTGGATCCGGGAGAGCACCGAACGGCTCTGCCGGTCCAGCGAGGGGCTGACCGAGGAGCAGGTACGCATCCCCGTGGCACCCTCCGGGTGGACCGTGGCCGGACTCCTCGGCCACGTGCACGACTCCACCTGGTTCTGGCTCCACCACGTCCTCGCCGGGAACCCTCTGGCCTTCAGCGAGGAGGACGTGTGGGACGACCACCCCGACCTCTCGCTCGGGGCGTTGCAGCACCGGCTCCGCACGGACACCGCCCGGGCTTGCTCCGGCGTCGAGCACCTGCCGAGCGGCGCCGTACCGGCGTGGTGGCCCGAGGGTGCCTGGGGCGGCTACCGCCAGGAGACGGTCCGGGGCGTCCTGCTGCACCTGCTGGTCGACGACACCGCCCACACCGGGCATCTGGACATCGTCCGCGAGCAGCTCGACGGCTCCGTCTGGGACCACGCCCTGGGTGGCCTGCGTCGACCGGACTGA
- a CDS encoding DUF503 domain-containing protein, which translates to MWIGWMECDLLLGDVHSLKEKRSVVRPVVAELRRRFEVSVAETGHLDLHRRAAVGVGVVAADRAHVVDVLDAVERAVARRPELDLLSTRRGLRHSEDD; encoded by the coding sequence GTGTGGATCGGCTGGATGGAGTGCGACCTGCTGCTCGGTGACGTGCACTCGCTCAAGGAGAAGCGCTCGGTGGTGCGGCCGGTGGTGGCCGAGCTGCGCCGGCGCTTCGAGGTGTCGGTGGCCGAGACCGGTCACCTCGACCTGCACCGCCGCGCGGCGGTCGGGGTGGGGGTGGTGGCCGCCGACCGGGCGCACGTGGTGGACGTCCTCGACGCGGTCGAGCGGGCCGTCGCCCGACGTCCCGAGCTGGACCTGCTGTCCACCCGGAGGGGCCTGCGCCACAGCGAGGACGACTGA
- a CDS encoding FAD-dependent monooxygenase: MAAATLDTDVLVVGAGPTGLMLACWLARLGVDHVLVDEGTGPTRESRAVVLQACSMELYAQLGMVDAVRDRVSWASGLRPGWERRPAPGVVPLAVMMGMQSPHPGVHVLEQSENERLLGARLRELGSDVAWSSRLLELHQGDGRVRALLATPSGPRTVTARWCVGTDGAGSTVRQQTGIAFRGSTAAQTFWVADAATVEGLEEGRITLRAGADRFLLTFPLGPGRHRLIGVLGDGEEADPQRVTAELGERFDVRVSDLRWFSSYRVHHKVAESFRRGRVLLAGDAAHVHSPVGGQGMNTGLQDAHGLAFKLAAVLAGQAGEDHLDHHDLERRPVALRLVGSTDRVFTAVVDRSRAAVLARRLAVPLLAPVVSLVVGRLPVARRLAGYVGQLRIHYWRSPEHRRRSRGRRDPVVGRRLPWTGDNHESLRSADWQVHGYGTELPALTGLPSLVTRTHRFSPRPELGLVPGRWLLVRPDGFVAAAASPARAAAVFDAALAELGFLPGARHPHP; encoded by the coding sequence ATGGCCGCTGCCACGCTGGACACCGACGTGCTGGTGGTGGGCGCGGGACCCACCGGGCTGATGCTGGCCTGCTGGCTGGCCCGCCTCGGGGTCGACCACGTGCTGGTCGACGAGGGCACCGGCCCGACCCGGGAGTCGCGTGCCGTGGTGCTGCAGGCCTGTTCGATGGAGCTCTACGCCCAGCTGGGGATGGTGGACGCCGTCCGCGACCGGGTCAGCTGGGCCTCGGGGCTGCGACCCGGCTGGGAGCGGCGGCCGGCACCCGGGGTCGTGCCGCTCGCGGTGATGATGGGGATGCAGTCGCCGCACCCGGGCGTCCACGTGCTCGAGCAGTCCGAGAACGAGAGGCTGCTGGGCGCACGGCTGCGGGAGCTGGGCTCCGACGTCGCGTGGTCCTCCCGGCTGCTCGAGCTGCACCAGGGGGACGGACGGGTCCGCGCCCTGCTGGCCACGCCGTCCGGACCTCGCACGGTGACCGCCCGCTGGTGCGTCGGAACCGACGGCGCCGGCTCGACCGTGCGGCAGCAGACCGGCATCGCCTTCCGCGGCAGCACCGCCGCCCAGACGTTCTGGGTCGCCGACGCCGCCACCGTCGAGGGTCTCGAGGAGGGGCGCATCACCCTGCGGGCGGGGGCCGACCGCTTCCTGCTGACCTTCCCGCTCGGGCCCGGACGGCACCGGCTGATCGGGGTGCTGGGCGACGGCGAGGAGGCCGACCCGCAGCGGGTCACCGCCGAGCTGGGCGAGCGCTTCGACGTCCGGGTCTCCGACCTGCGGTGGTTCTCCTCCTACCGCGTGCACCACAAGGTCGCGGAGTCCTTCCGCCGGGGGCGGGTGCTGCTGGCCGGGGACGCCGCCCACGTGCACTCCCCGGTCGGTGGGCAGGGCATGAACACCGGTCTGCAGGACGCGCACGGGCTGGCCTTCAAGCTGGCCGCGGTGCTCGCCGGCCAGGCGGGTGAGGACCACCTCGACCACCACGACCTGGAGCGGCGGCCGGTGGCGCTGCGGCTGGTCGGCAGCACCGACCGCGTCTTCACGGCGGTGGTGGACCGGTCCCGGGCAGCCGTCCTGGCCCGCCGTCTGGCGGTGCCGCTGCTCGCCCCCGTGGTCTCGCTGGTGGTCGGCCGGCTGCCGGTGGCCCGGCGGCTGGCCGGCTACGTCGGACAGCTGCGGATCCACTACTGGCGCTCACCGGAGCACCGGCGGCGCAGCCGTGGCCGGCGCGACCCGGTGGTGGGTCGGCGGCTCCCCTGGACCGGGGACAACCACGAGTCGCTGCGCAGCGCCGACTGGCAGGTGCACGGCTACGGCACCGAGCTCCCAGCGCTGACCGGGCTGCCCTCCCTGGTGACCCGGACCCACCGCTTCTCCCCCCGCCCGGAGCTGGGTCTGGTCCCGGGGCGGTGGCTGCTGGTCCGCCCCGACGGGTTCGTCGCGGCGGCCGCGTCGCCCGCACGCGCGGCGGCGGTCTTCGACGCCGCCCTGGCCGAGCTCGGCTTCCTGCCCGGGGCCCGGCACCCCCACCCCTGA
- a CDS encoding NAD-dependent epimerase/dehydratase family protein, with product MRIAVTGGSGKLGRTVVRELRGYGHDVVALDRVGERAPGFVAVDTTDFGQVVDALAGVDRGDPVEALVHLAAIPAPGLATDVATFHNNMVTTFNLFWAAVRLGIDKIVYASSETVLGLPFDTPPPYIPVDEEYPARPESVYSLVKHLEETMAAELCRWQPGLSISAFRFSNVMEPADYAAFPGYDDDAVARKWNLWGYIDARDGALAIERALQRAPQGFDCYIIANADTVMTRPNDELVAEVFPEVEYRPTEGPNDTLLSIDKARRVLGFEPQHSWRSEVTA from the coding sequence ATGCGCATCGCGGTCACCGGAGGATCAGGAAAGCTCGGACGCACGGTCGTGCGGGAGCTGAGGGGCTACGGCCACGACGTGGTGGCACTGGACCGGGTGGGGGAGCGCGCGCCGGGCTTCGTGGCCGTGGACACCACCGACTTCGGGCAGGTGGTGGACGCCCTCGCCGGGGTGGACCGCGGGGACCCGGTGGAGGCGCTGGTGCACCTCGCGGCCATCCCCGCCCCGGGTCTGGCCACCGACGTCGCCACCTTCCACAACAACATGGTGACCACGTTCAACCTCTTCTGGGCCGCGGTCCGGCTGGGCATCGACAAGATCGTCTACGCCTCCAGCGAGACCGTCCTCGGTCTGCCCTTCGACACCCCGCCGCCCTACATCCCGGTGGACGAGGAGTACCCGGCCCGGCCGGAGTCGGTGTACTCCCTGGTCAAGCACCTGGAGGAGACCATGGCGGCCGAGCTGTGCCGCTGGCAGCCGGGCCTGTCGATCAGCGCCTTCCGCTTCTCCAACGTGATGGAGCCGGCCGACTACGCCGCCTTCCCCGGCTACGACGACGACGCCGTCGCCCGGAAGTGGAACCTCTGGGGCTACATCGACGCGCGCGACGGCGCCCTCGCGATCGAGCGCGCGCTGCAGCGGGCGCCGCAGGGCTTCGACTGCTACATCATCGCCAACGCCGACACCGTGATGACCCGGCCCAACGACGAGCTGGTGGCCGAGGTGTTCCCGGAGGTGGAGTACCGCCCCACCGAGGGGCCGAACGACACCCTGCTGTCCATCGACAAGGCCCGTCGGGTGCTGGGCTTCGAGCCGCAGCACTCCTGGCGCTCCGAGGTCACGGCCTAG